Proteins encoded within one genomic window of bacterium:
- a CDS encoding MFS transporter, whose translation MSAPAPDRLPALTKSIYGLGDLTINAALASLALVYTSYFLTQVADLRPALAGLVPLIGRAVDAVTDPLMGRISDQTRWRAGRRRPYFLIGALPFGLSFAALWIDLPAASQAVKFAYYAAIYSLTSVWMTVLAIPYLALLPEMATDYDERTSLNTYRNAGSLVGVFVAVAMRPLAEACGGGPAGYGLAAALVASLLVAPWPLIYRHSFERREFRDRPAATAWRRELRQVLRHRSFARLTAAYLSGRIAMDLVGALLILYLAYWIGRPDDFEIVMGLFLLGVAAALPCWLRLARGRDKAAMFLVGSLWWMAGSSLFIFATPQWSVGTLALVAALTGIGYAAVDLMPWAMLGEVIDEDDLLTGERREGVYNGIFTFLRKLAGALAVFLALGLLDLLGFQRGGEQAEPVRQAIRWMTALAPALFLLIGIALLWRYPLTRRVHEEIRAGLEARARR comes from the coding sequence GTGTCCGCACCGGCCCCCGACCGCCTTCCCGCCCTCACCAAGTCCATCTACGGCCTGGGCGATCTGACGATCAACGCCGCCCTGGCGTCGCTGGCCCTGGTCTACACGTCGTACTTCCTCACCCAGGTCGCCGACCTGCGGCCGGCGCTCGCCGGCCTGGTGCCGCTGATCGGCCGCGCGGTGGACGCGGTTACCGATCCGCTGATGGGGCGGATCTCCGACCAGACGCGCTGGCGCGCCGGCCGCCGCCGGCCGTATTTCCTGATCGGCGCGCTGCCGTTCGGCCTCAGCTTCGCAGCCCTGTGGATCGATCTGCCGGCCGCGTCGCAGGCGGTGAAGTTCGCCTACTACGCGGCGATCTACTCGCTCACCTCGGTGTGGATGACGGTGCTCGCCATTCCCTACCTGGCGCTGCTGCCGGAGATGGCGACCGACTACGACGAGCGCACGTCGTTGAACACCTACCGCAACGCCGGGTCGCTGGTCGGCGTCTTCGTCGCCGTCGCCATGCGACCGCTGGCGGAGGCGTGCGGCGGCGGACCCGCCGGCTACGGGCTCGCCGCGGCGCTCGTCGCCTCGTTGCTGGTGGCGCCGTGGCCGCTGATCTACCGCCACAGTTTCGAGCGCCGCGAGTTCCGCGACCGGCCGGCGGCGACCGCCTGGCGGCGCGAGCTGCGCCAGGTCCTCCGCCACCGCTCGTTCGCGCGCCTCACCGCCGCGTACCTCAGCGGCCGCATCGCCATGGATCTGGTCGGCGCGCTGCTCATCCTCTACCTGGCGTACTGGATCGGCCGCCCCGACGACTTCGAGATCGTCATGGGGCTGTTCCTGCTCGGCGTCGCCGCGGCGCTGCCGTGCTGGTTGCGCCTGGCGCGCGGTCGCGACAAGGCGGCGATGTTCCTCGTCGGCTCGCTGTGGTGGATGGCCGGGAGCTCGCTGTTCATCTTCGCCACGCCGCAGTGGTCGGTCGGCACGCTGGCGCTGGTCGCGGCGCTCACCGGCATCGGCTATGCCGCGGTCGACCTGATGCCGTGGGCGATGCTCGGCGAGGTGATCGACGAGGACGACCTGCTCACCGGCGAGCGGCGCGAGGGCGTGTACAACGGCATCTTCACCTTCCTGCGCAAGCTCGCGGGCGCGCTGGCGGTGTTCCTGGCGCTCGGGCTGCTGGATCTCCTCGGGTTTCAGCGCGGCGGCGAGCAGGCGGAGCCGGTGCGCCAGGCCATCCGTTGGATGACCGCGCTGGCGCCGGCGTTGTTCCTGCTGATCGGCATCGCCCTGTTGTGGCGCTATCCCCTGACCCGGCGGGTGCACGAGGAGATCCGCGCCGGTCTGGAGGCGCGGGCGCGGCGTTGA
- a CDS encoding glutamate-5-semialdehyde dehydrogenase codes for MTDIGDEVVALCRAARQAARGLATSAATARNGALRAAAARLRARGDALVAANAEDVAGARRDGLSAALVDRLTLTPPRLEAMAAGLDEIAALPDPLSETIARWRRPNGLEIAQVRIPIGVVGIIYESRPNVTADAAGLCLKSGNAVILKGGSEAFATNRAIAACLADGVASAGLPTDAVQLIPTTDRAAVAALLRQRELVDVIVPRGGPSLIDAITSQSAIPVIQHYAGICHVYVDDRADLAMAEAIAVNAKVQRPGVCNAMETLLVHREIAARFLPQVAAPLRAAGVELRGCPRTRAVLPDAAVATDEDWRTEYLDLILSIRVVESLDEAIAHIATYGTGHSDAIVTDSVAHAQAFTAAVDSAAVYVNASTRFTDGFEFGFGAEVGISTNRLHARGPMGLRELTTYKYVIQGNGQIRS; via the coding sequence ATGACCGACATCGGCGACGAGGTCGTCGCGCTCTGCCGCGCCGCGCGCCAGGCGGCACGCGGCCTAGCGACCAGCGCGGCGACGGCCAGGAACGGCGCCCTGCGCGCCGCCGCGGCGCGGCTGCGGGCGCGCGGCGACGCGCTCGTGGCCGCCAACGCCGAGGACGTCGCGGGGGCCCGCCGCGACGGGCTGAGCGCCGCGCTGGTCGACCGCCTGACGCTGACGCCGCCGCGCCTCGAGGCGATGGCCGCCGGGCTCGACGAGATCGCCGCCCTGCCCGATCCGCTCAGCGAGACCATCGCCCGCTGGCGGCGCCCGAACGGGCTCGAGATCGCCCAGGTGCGCATCCCGATCGGCGTCGTCGGCATCATCTACGAGTCCCGCCCGAACGTCACCGCCGACGCCGCGGGCCTCTGCCTGAAGTCCGGCAACGCGGTGATCCTCAAGGGCGGGTCGGAGGCCTTCGCCACCAACCGCGCCATCGCCGCCTGCCTGGCCGATGGGGTTGCCAGCGCCGGGCTGCCGACGGATGCCGTGCAGCTCATCCCCACCACCGACCGCGCCGCGGTGGCGGCGCTGCTGCGCCAGCGCGAGTTGGTCGACGTCATCGTGCCGCGCGGCGGCCCCAGTCTGATCGACGCCATCACCAGCCAGTCGGCCATCCCGGTGATCCAGCACTACGCCGGCATCTGCCATGTCTACGTCGACGACCGCGCCGACCTGGCGATGGCGGAGGCGATCGCCGTCAACGCCAAGGTGCAGCGCCCCGGCGTCTGCAACGCCATGGAGACGCTGCTCGTGCACCGCGAGATCGCGGCGCGCTTCCTGCCGCAGGTCGCGGCGCCGCTGCGCGCCGCCGGCGTCGAGCTGCGCGGCTGTCCGCGCACCCGCGCCGTGCTGCCCGACGCCGCCGTCGCCACCGACGAGGACTGGCGCACCGAATATCTCGATCTCATCCTGTCGATCCGCGTCGTCGAGTCGCTCGACGAGGCCATCGCGCACATCGCCACCTACGGCACCGGACACTCCGACGCGATCGTCACCGACAGCGTCGCCCACGCCCAGGCCTTCACCGCGGCGGTGGACTCGGCGGCGGTGTACGTGAACGCCTCGACCCGCTTCACCGATGGGTTCGAGTTCGGCTTCGGCGCCGAGGTCGGCATCTCCACCAACCGGCTGCACGCCCGCGGGCCCATGGGGCTGCGCGAGCTGACGACCTACAAATACGTGATCCAGGGCAACGGGCAGATTCGCTCGTGA
- the nadD gene encoding nicotinate-nucleotide adenylyltransferase: MSRGGPRRRAAAPGRWPAGPPAPPARVGRPARRSLGIFGGTFDPIHLGHLRCAEEAREQLGLDHILFIPAADPPHKPQRRITPATHRLAMVRLATAGNPRFRVSDIEIERRGPSYTVDTLRSLRLRLGPTARLVLLLGLDAFRDIGTWKDYRTLFTLADCAVWTRPPGARGRPRALLPVAARGDFCYADDQTTLIHRTGTRIQFLTVTALDISASNIRQRLRSGRSVRYLLPPAVERHVLREGLYRGRVVS, translated from the coding sequence GTGAGCCGCGGCGGCCCTCGCAGGCGCGCCGCGGCGCCCGGACGCTGGCCGGCAGGCCCCCCCGCCCCGCCGGCGCGGGTAGGGCGCCCGGCGCGCCGATCGCTCGGGATCTTCGGCGGCACCTTCGATCCCATCCATCTCGGGCACCTGCGCTGCGCCGAGGAAGCGCGCGAGCAGCTCGGGCTCGACCACATCCTGTTCATCCCCGCCGCCGATCCGCCGCACAAGCCGCAGCGGCGGATCACCCCGGCCACGCACCGTCTGGCGATGGTCAGGCTGGCGACCGCCGGCAATCCACGCTTCCGCGTCTCCGATATCGAGATCGAACGGCGCGGACCGTCGTACACCGTCGACACCCTGCGCAGCCTGCGGCTGCGCCTCGGCCCGACGGCGCGACTCGTCCTGCTGCTCGGGCTCGACGCCTTCCGCGACATCGGCACCTGGAAGGACTATCGGACACTGTTCACCCTCGCCGACTGCGCCGTGTGGACCCGCCCTCCGGGCGCGCGCGGCCGGCCGCGCGCGCTCCTGCCCGTTGCCGCTCGCGGGGACTTTTGCTACGCAGACGACCAGACCACGTTGATTCATCGCACGGGGACCCGTATCCAATTCCTCACCGTGACCGCGCTCGACATCTCGGCCTCGAACATCCGCCAGCGCCTGCGCAGCGGACGTTCGGTGCGCTACCTGCTGCCGCCGGCCGTCGAGCGTCATGTGCTTCGCGAGGGGCTCTACCGGGGCCGCGTCGTCTCTTGA
- the rsfS gene encoding ribosome silencing factor — protein sequence MKKPATDPRETALLCVRYALDKKAYDLLLLDVSGLTSLADFFLICTGRSDTQVQAIATSIEEGLGSLGRKPRMIEGLSSGHWVLIDYGDVVVHIFLESVREFYDLERLWARGTVVQLPEPYRSQARDLRLASNAR from the coding sequence TTGAAGAAGCCCGCCACCGACCCGCGCGAGACCGCGCTCCTGTGCGTCCGCTACGCCCTCGACAAGAAGGCGTACGATCTCCTGTTGCTCGACGTGAGCGGCCTCACCTCGCTGGCCGACTTCTTCCTCATCTGCACCGGCCGGTCGGACACCCAGGTACAGGCGATCGCCACCAGCATCGAGGAGGGCCTCGGCAGCCTCGGCCGCAAGCCGCGCATGATCGAGGGGCTGAGCAGCGGCCACTGGGTGCTGATCGACTACGGCGACGTCGTCGTCCACATCTTCCTCGAGTCGGTGCGCGAGTTCTACGATCTCGAGCGCCTGTGGGCGCGCGGCACGGTGGTCCAGCTCCCCGAGCCGTATCGCAGTCAGGCGCGCGACCTGCGCCTCGCCAGCAACGCCCGCTGA
- a CDS encoding tetratricopeptide repeat protein, translated as MKRGLFVLGGIALVAIFALLIALNPGEVEFHPTHLHSFRPMLGVLLILTFCAGGALVLVGGGMRQLSIRLGDWRARRSAKQAAQAAAWHEAGEAAAWAGELERSRTLMRKAWRRQAGNSAAALSLASSYMDTGEYPAAQEVLQAALEEDPNDADLRYALGETLRRRGEIFEAIRMLETLRVRFPHAPRVLISLRELYREAERWREAADVEAAYLESLPAAARAGEQGRLTELRYQAALALSDPAERAAALDAVVQRDRAFVPAQVSLGDALAECGRVDEAMKLWEKALRAQPRLVLIERLLAHERSAREHERILALLGKHWSDLDGDGARLLLARTALASGNAETAERELRAIGKQDAPTVQRAWAELHHQRGDHAAAWTALSGAADRLGAAAADHRCSVCGRSSEAWVGYCGGCGRWDTYRAGEAA; from the coding sequence ATGAAGCGCGGCCTCTTCGTGCTGGGCGGCATCGCGCTCGTCGCCATCTTCGCCCTGCTGATCGCGCTCAACCCGGGCGAGGTCGAGTTCCATCCCACCCACCTGCACAGCTTCCGGCCGATGCTGGGAGTGCTGTTGATCCTCACCTTCTGCGCCGGCGGCGCGCTCGTGCTGGTCGGCGGCGGCATGCGCCAGCTCTCGATCCGGCTCGGCGACTGGCGCGCCCGCCGCAGCGCCAAGCAGGCGGCGCAGGCCGCCGCGTGGCACGAGGCGGGCGAGGCCGCGGCCTGGGCCGGCGAGCTCGAACGCAGCCGCACCCTGATGCGCAAAGCCTGGCGCCGCCAGGCGGGCAACAGCGCCGCGGCGCTGTCGCTCGCCTCGTCGTACATGGACACCGGCGAGTATCCCGCCGCCCAGGAGGTGCTGCAGGCGGCGCTCGAAGAGGATCCGAACGACGCCGATCTGCGCTACGCGCTCGGCGAGACCCTGCGCCGGCGCGGCGAGATCTTCGAGGCCATCCGCATGCTGGAAACGCTGCGGGTGCGCTTCCCGCACGCGCCGCGCGTCCTGATCAGCCTGCGCGAGCTCTACCGCGAGGCCGAGCGCTGGCGCGAGGCGGCCGACGTCGAGGCAGCCTACCTCGAGTCGCTGCCGGCGGCGGCACGGGCCGGCGAGCAGGGCCGCCTCACCGAGCTGCGCTACCAGGCGGCGCTGGCCCTGAGCGATCCGGCGGAGCGCGCCGCGGCGCTCGACGCGGTCGTGCAGCGCGACCGCGCCTTCGTCCCGGCGCAGGTCAGCCTCGGCGACGCGCTCGCCGAGTGCGGCCGCGTCGACGAGGCGATGAAGCTGTGGGAGAAGGCGCTGCGCGCCCAGCCGCGGCTGGTGCTGATCGAGCGCTTGCTGGCGCACGAGCGCTCGGCCCGCGAGCACGAGCGCATCCTCGCCCTGCTCGGCAAACACTGGAGCGACCTCGACGGCGATGGCGCCCGCCTGCTCCTCGCCCGCACCGCCCTGGCCAGCGGCAACGCCGAGACCGCCGAACGCGAGCTGCGCGCCATCGGCAAGCAGGACGCCCCCACCGTACAGCGCGCCTGGGCCGAGCTGCACCACCAGCGCGGCGACCATGCGGCCGCCTGGACCGCCCTCAGCGGCGCCGCCGACCGCCTCGGCGCCGCCGCCGCCGACCACCGCTGTTCGGTGTGCGGCCGCAGCAGCGAAGCCTGGGTCGGCTACTGCGGCGGCTGCGGCCGCTGGGACACCTACCGCGCCGGGGAAGCCGCCTGA
- a CDS encoding ArsA family ATPase — MKSLAEVVARHHVVICAGSGGVGKTTTAAALAVHGAEQGRRTMVMTIDPARRLADALGLRSLGNQARKVRIGGGALDAMMLDQKGAWDALVERYAPSAEVRHRILANRFYQHLSESFAGSQEYMAIEQLAELHASGRYDLIVVDTPPARHALDFLDAPRRIAAFLDRQVIRWFIKPYFSAGWSTLRVMNRAAGTLLHRLEDATGVKALVEISDFFNAMSGLFDGFEARVQVVDKLLHSKHTAFVVVTSPEEQVLGEAEEFCRQLAALDVSLRAVVFNRVQREALAGVRRLDEAWLRELVGSVIKRSGHADRLVDNFLDYEMQARGDQVRMEAFRRQLPPRTVVAAVPNFDEDLHDITGLRRMIPHFLAA; from the coding sequence GTGAAGTCGCTCGCCGAGGTGGTGGCGCGCCACCACGTGGTGATCTGCGCCGGCAGCGGCGGAGTCGGCAAGACGACCACCGCGGCGGCGCTCGCCGTGCACGGCGCCGAGCAGGGCCGGCGGACGATGGTGATGACCATCGATCCGGCGCGCCGCCTGGCCGACGCGCTCGGGCTGCGCTCGCTCGGCAACCAGGCGCGCAAGGTGCGCATCGGCGGCGGCGCGCTCGACGCCATGATGCTCGACCAGAAGGGCGCCTGGGACGCGCTGGTCGAACGCTACGCCCCCAGCGCCGAGGTGCGCCACCGCATCCTCGCCAATCGCTTCTACCAGCACCTGTCGGAGAGCTTCGCCGGCTCGCAGGAGTACATGGCGATCGAGCAGCTCGCCGAGCTGCACGCCAGCGGCCGGTACGACCTGATCGTCGTCGACACGCCGCCCGCCCGGCACGCGCTCGACTTCCTCGACGCGCCGCGCCGCATCGCCGCCTTCCTCGATCGCCAGGTGATCCGCTGGTTCATCAAGCCGTACTTCTCCGCCGGCTGGTCGACGCTGCGGGTGATGAACCGCGCCGCCGGCACCCTGCTGCACCGCCTCGAGGATGCCACCGGCGTCAAGGCGCTGGTCGAGATCTCCGATTTCTTCAACGCCATGAGCGGTCTGTTCGACGGCTTCGAGGCGCGGGTGCAGGTGGTGGACAAGCTGCTGCACTCCAAGCACACCGCCTTCGTCGTCGTCACCTCGCCCGAGGAGCAGGTGCTGGGCGAGGCCGAGGAGTTCTGTCGCCAACTCGCGGCGCTCGACGTGTCCCTGCGCGCGGTCGTCTTCAACCGCGTGCAGCGCGAGGCGCTGGCCGGCGTCCGCCGCCTCGACGAGGCGTGGCTGCGCGAGCTGGTCGGCAGCGTCATCAAGCGCAGCGGCCACGCCGACCGCCTGGTCGACAACTTCCTCGACTACGAGATGCAGGCGCGCGGCGACCAGGTCCGGATGGAGGCCTTCCGCCGCCAACTGCCGCCGCGCACCGTCGTCGCCGCCGTTCCCAACTTCGACGAGGACCTGCACGACATCACCGGCCTGCGACGGATGATCCCGCACTTCCTCGCCGCGTAG
- a CDS encoding ArsA family ATPase gives MGAVVTLDDLFRRRLLFVVGKGGVGKTTVACALALEGARRGKRVLLCEVDGVARAPQLLQAEPGPLGQAVPTPAGPWLMAIEGKAALAEYLSMIIPVKRLLQAVFRSQLYQYFVAAAPGLKELMTIGKIWFEAERGDDGGRGPGWDHVIVDAPATGHGLQYLRMPAAARDTFEIGLVHREAQRLVDLLTDSARTAVNLVTTAEEMPVNETITMHRALRDDLGMPTGLLFVNRLHAGGLALEDAQRLERAAGGARDAKAGPLLSAVATRAREEIGWAELNARHRARLVGAVDLPVIDLPFLFAEEFGYAELRALAQRLTVPALSTRRAGRT, from the coding sequence ATGGGAGCGGTCGTGACCCTCGACGATCTCTTCCGCCGCCGACTGCTGTTCGTGGTCGGCAAGGGCGGCGTCGGCAAGACGACGGTGGCGTGCGCGCTGGCGCTGGAGGGGGCGCGGCGCGGCAAGCGGGTGCTGCTGTGCGAGGTCGACGGCGTCGCCCGGGCGCCGCAGTTGCTGCAGGCCGAGCCGGGTCCGCTCGGCCAGGCGGTGCCGACGCCCGCCGGCCCCTGGCTGATGGCCATCGAGGGCAAGGCGGCGCTGGCCGAGTACCTGTCGATGATCATTCCGGTGAAGCGGCTGCTGCAGGCCGTCTTCCGGAGCCAGCTCTACCAGTACTTCGTCGCCGCGGCGCCGGGGCTGAAGGAGCTGATGACGATCGGGAAGATCTGGTTCGAGGCCGAGCGCGGCGACGACGGCGGGCGCGGGCCGGGCTGGGATCACGTGATCGTCGACGCGCCGGCGACCGGCCATGGACTGCAGTACCTGCGCATGCCGGCGGCGGCGCGCGACACCTTCGAGATCGGGCTCGTGCACCGCGAGGCGCAGCGCCTGGTCGATCTGCTCACGGATTCGGCGCGCACCGCGGTGAACCTCGTCACCACCGCGGAGGAGATGCCGGTCAACGAGACGATCACCATGCACCGCGCGCTGCGCGACGACCTCGGCATGCCGACCGGCCTGCTGTTCGTGAACCGGCTGCACGCCGGCGGTCTGGCGCTGGAGGACGCGCAGCGTCTCGAGCGCGCGGCCGGCGGCGCGCGCGACGCCAAGGCCGGGCCGCTGCTCAGCGCGGTGGCGACCCGCGCCCGCGAGGAGATCGGCTGGGCGGAGCTCAACGCCCGCCATCGCGCCCGCCTGGTGGGCGCGGTCGACCTGCCGGTGATCGACCTGCCGTTCCTGTTCGCCGAGGAGTTCGGCTACGCGGAGCTGCGGGCGCTGGCGCAGCGCCTGACGGTGCCGGCGTTGTCGACGCGCCGCGCGGGGCGGACGTGA
- the fabF gene encoding beta-ketoacyl-ACP synthase II produces the protein MAGERARVVVTGLGAVSPLGIGVAPNWEAVTAGRSGIGPIELFDASALPVRIAGEVRGFDPAAYLEKKDIKKVDRFAQFAIAAAQMAVDDAGLRIASDEAGRVGVVIGVGMGGLATLEEYHKAFLEGGHKRLSPFVIPRVIANMAPGLIAIRFGCTGVNYTPTSACASGGQGVGEAFRLIRDGEQDVVISGGAEAAITPLAVGGFAVMRAMSTRNEEPTRASRPFDRDRDGFVIGEGAGVLVLESLARAHARGARIYAEVVGYGANCDAYHITSPAPEGRGAAECMRLALASGGLVPTDVDYINAHGTATPYNDANETQAIKRLFGEHAARLAVSSTKSMTGHLFGGAGGLEAVYTVLTLQHAVIPPTINYEHPDDECDLDYVPNTARHAPVRVALSNSFGFGGANACVAFRRWEGA, from the coding sequence ATGGCGGGGGAACGCGCGCGTGTCGTGGTGACCGGTCTGGGGGCGGTGTCGCCGCTCGGGATCGGCGTCGCGCCGAACTGGGAGGCCGTCACCGCCGGCCGCTCCGGGATCGGCCCGATCGAGCTGTTCGACGCCTCGGCGCTGCCGGTGCGGATCGCCGGCGAGGTGCGCGGCTTCGATCCCGCCGCCTACCTGGAGAAGAAGGACATCAAGAAGGTCGACCGCTTCGCGCAGTTCGCGATCGCGGCGGCGCAGATGGCGGTCGACGACGCCGGCCTGCGCATCGCCTCCGACGAAGCCGGGCGGGTCGGCGTCGTCATCGGCGTCGGCATGGGCGGCCTGGCGACGCTCGAGGAGTACCACAAGGCGTTTCTCGAGGGCGGCCACAAGCGGCTGTCGCCGTTCGTCATTCCGCGCGTCATCGCCAACATGGCGCCGGGGCTGATCGCGATCCGCTTCGGCTGCACGGGCGTCAACTACACGCCGACCAGCGCCTGCGCGTCCGGCGGGCAGGGTGTTGGTGAGGCGTTCCGGTTGATCCGCGACGGCGAGCAGGACGTCGTCATCAGCGGCGGCGCCGAGGCGGCGATCACGCCGCTCGCCGTCGGCGGGTTCGCCGTCATGCGCGCCATGTCGACCCGCAACGAGGAGCCGACCCGCGCCAGCCGGCCGTTCGACCGCGATCGCGACGGCTTCGTCATCGGCGAGGGGGCCGGCGTCCTGGTGCTCGAATCGCTCGCCCGCGCTCACGCCCGGGGCGCCCGTATTTACGCCGAGGTGGTCGGCTACGGCGCCAACTGCGATGCCTACCACATCACCTCGCCGGCGCCCGAGGGCCGCGGCGCCGCCGAGTGCATGCGGCTGGCGCTGGCGAGCGGCGGGCTGGTGCCCACCGACGTCGACTACATCAACGCCCACGGCACGGCGACGCCATACAACGACGCCAACGAGACGCAGGCGATCAAGCGCCTCTTCGGCGAGCACGCGGCGCGTCTCGCCGTCAGCTCGACCAAATCGATGACCGGCCACCTCTTCGGCGGCGCCGGCGGCCTCGAAGCGGTGTACACCGTGCTGACGCTGCAGCACGCCGTCATCCCGCCGACGATCAACTACGAGCACCCCGATGACGAGTGCGATCTCGACTACGTTCCCAACACCGCCCGCCACGCCCCGGTGCGCGTCGCCCTCTCCAACTCCTTCGGCTTCGGCGGCGCCAACGCCTGCGTCGCCTTCCGGCGCTGGGAGGGCGCGTAG